A genomic window from Canis aureus isolate CA01 chromosome 2, VMU_Caureus_v.1.0, whole genome shotgun sequence includes:
- the ARPIN gene encoding arpin isoform X1 has protein sequence MSRIYHDCALRNKAVRSARLPGAWDPAAHQGGEGVLLEGELVDVSRHSILDAHDKKERYYVLYIRPNRIHRRKFDPKGNEIEPNFSATRKVNTGFLMSSYKVEAMGDTDRLTPDMLKALVQKPELLALTESLTPDQTVAFWIPESEMEAMELELGTGVRLKTRGDGPFLESLAKLDAGTVTKCNFAGDGKTGASWTDSIMAQKSSEGAMAETREQGDGAEDEEWDD, from the exons ATGAGCCGCATCTACCACGACTGCGCCCTCCGGAACAAGGCGGTGCGGAGCGCGCGGCTCCCGGGGGCCTGGGACCCCGCCGCCCACCAGGG GGGAGAAGGCGTCCTGCTGGAGGGAGAACTGGTAGATGTGTCTCGGCACAGCATCTTGGATGCCCATGACAAAAAG GAGCGCTACTATGTGCTGTACATCAGGCCCAATCGCATCCATCGCCGGAAGTTTGACCCCAAGGGAAATGAAATCGAGCCCAACTTCAGCGCCACCAGGAAGGTGAACACGGGCTTCCTCATGTCATCCTACA AGGTGGAAGCTATGGGAGACACCGACAGACTCACACCTGACATGCTGAAGGCACTGGTACAAAAGCCAGAGCTGCTTGCACTGACAGAGAGCCTTACCCCTGACCAGACAGTGGCGTTCTGGATACCTGAGTCAGAGATGGAGGCGATGGAGCTTGAGCTGGGGACTGGAGTACGGCTGAAAACTCGAGGCGATGGCCCCTTCTTGG agtcATTAGCCAAACTTGACGCTGGAACAGTAACCAAATGTAATTTTGCTGGTGATGGAAAGACAGGGGCATCCTGGACAGACAGCATCATGGCCCAGAAGTCTTCGGAGGGAGCCATGGCAGAGACCCGAGAGCAGGGAGACGGGGCAGAGGATGAGGAGTGG GACGACTGA
- the ARPIN gene encoding arpin isoform X2 has protein sequence MGHSICRGEGVLLEGELVDVSRHSILDAHDKKERYYVLYIRPNRIHRRKFDPKGNEIEPNFSATRKVNTGFLMSSYKVEAMGDTDRLTPDMLKALVQKPELLALTESLTPDQTVAFWIPESEMEAMELELGTGVRLKTRGDGPFLESLAKLDAGTVTKCNFAGDGKTGASWTDSIMAQKSSEGAMAETREQGDGAEDEEWDD, from the exons ATGGGTCATTCCATTTGCAG GGGAGAAGGCGTCCTGCTGGAGGGAGAACTGGTAGATGTGTCTCGGCACAGCATCTTGGATGCCCATGACAAAAAG GAGCGCTACTATGTGCTGTACATCAGGCCCAATCGCATCCATCGCCGGAAGTTTGACCCCAAGGGAAATGAAATCGAGCCCAACTTCAGCGCCACCAGGAAGGTGAACACGGGCTTCCTCATGTCATCCTACA AGGTGGAAGCTATGGGAGACACCGACAGACTCACACCTGACATGCTGAAGGCACTGGTACAAAAGCCAGAGCTGCTTGCACTGACAGAGAGCCTTACCCCTGACCAGACAGTGGCGTTCTGGATACCTGAGTCAGAGATGGAGGCGATGGAGCTTGAGCTGGGGACTGGAGTACGGCTGAAAACTCGAGGCGATGGCCCCTTCTTGG agtcATTAGCCAAACTTGACGCTGGAACAGTAACCAAATGTAATTTTGCTGGTGATGGAAAGACAGGGGCATCCTGGACAGACAGCATCATGGCCCAGAAGTCTTCGGAGGGAGCCATGGCAGAGACCCGAGAGCAGGGAGACGGGGCAGAGGATGAGGAGTGG GACGACTGA
- the ARPIN gene encoding arpin isoform X3 → MSSYKVEAMGDTDRLTPDMLKALVQKPELLALTESLTPDQTVAFWIPESEMEAMELELGTGVRLKTRGDGPFLESLAKLDAGTVTKCNFAGDGKTGASWTDSIMAQKSSEGAMAETREQGDGAEDEEWDD, encoded by the exons ATGTCATCCTACA AGGTGGAAGCTATGGGAGACACCGACAGACTCACACCTGACATGCTGAAGGCACTGGTACAAAAGCCAGAGCTGCTTGCACTGACAGAGAGCCTTACCCCTGACCAGACAGTGGCGTTCTGGATACCTGAGTCAGAGATGGAGGCGATGGAGCTTGAGCTGGGGACTGGAGTACGGCTGAAAACTCGAGGCGATGGCCCCTTCTTGG agtcATTAGCCAAACTTGACGCTGGAACAGTAACCAAATGTAATTTTGCTGGTGATGGAAAGACAGGGGCATCCTGGACAGACAGCATCATGGCCCAGAAGTCTTCGGAGGGAGCCATGGCAGAGACCCGAGAGCAGGGAGACGGGGCAGAGGATGAGGAGTGG GACGACTGA